The Agrobacterium vitis sequence GCAAAGCTGAGCAAGATCATAAAAGGCGCGGAGGGCGTGGACCGGGCGTTTGACGATATTGCGTCTGAATTGGCCGCCATCCGCAAGCGCGGCTTTACAGTGACGCGTGGCGAAGTGGATCAGGGGCTTGTTGGTATTTCCGTGCCCGTCACCTGTGCGCAAGGGGCAATCAATGCCAGCTTCAGCCTGATCGTCCGTGCCAGCGATTTCGATGACTCCACTGAACGGCGGCTGGCGATGCTTTTGTTGCCAGCATCTTCAATCCTTGCTGACAAGCTAAATTCCCGTTGGTTTTGAAAGTTTTATACCAGCTGTGCTTGCCTCATATATTCGAAATAATGCACGTATAGTTAGAAATCCTTTCGATATTATCAAAATATAATAATTTTTGTTGACTAGCGATTTGATATTCCTCAATATGCAAAGAAATGAGGAGGTCCTGACGCAGTTGCGTTGGGAAGGGGAGGAGATTACGTCGCAGCACTGCTTAGCAATCGTATTCAACTTGATGGCCATGTTCACAATTCCTGGAGCCGGATTAGGCTTTAGGAGGGGTTGTTCATCAGCTTGAGAATGTTGCGGCGTCTTTGGTGTGACTGGTGATGCGTTCGGTGCGGTAGCTTCTGCAAGAGAGGTGGATCTGGTTTGGTCAACCCCTCAGCTTGGAGGCGATTGTGCAAGTTGAACTGGATCACCTGAATTCGCGGAACCTCATTTCAAAACAATACAGATTGTAGGGCAGGCTGCCCCGCATCGAATTTCTGTGTGCGGATTGCGGACCGGTCTTCAAGATCTGGTTATTTATGGAGGAGGATAGACATGCAAAGAGCCGCCGGTATACCTCAAGGCGTACTACTCATCTCAATGGCCTGGCTGGCGCCGATCGGATCGACATTGTTCGCGCCGGTCCTACCGCAGATCATCCAGCATTTTTCTTCGGTGGCGAATGCGTCGCTGCTTGCTCCGATCGCACTTGTTACGCCAGCTCTTTTCGTGGCGCTGCTTGCCCCGCTTGCCGGGATACTCGCCGACAGAATCGGTCGCAAGACACTGCTGTTTTATTCGATGCTGTTTTACGCCATTGCCGGCGTCATGCCAGCTTGGCTGGATAGCCTTTATACAATTATCGCGTCGAGAGTTGTGGTTGGCATCGCCGAAGCGGGGGTGATGACCGCAGGGACGGCCCTGATCTGCGATTATTTCGCAGGTGAACGTCGGGCGCACTGGCTATCTCTGCAATTCGGGTCGGCCTCGTTTGTCGCAACCGTCTGTTTCGTCCTGGCAGGATTTCTGGGTGGTTACGGCTGGCGCGTGCCGTTCCTGGTCTATGGTGCCACGGCGCTATTTATTCCGCTTATCCTGATGGTATTGTTTGAGCCGTCACGCACGACCACATCGAGCCGTCCGGCTGACATGCCTGCGGATGCGCGGGAAGCTGAAGGCAGGCTTTTCAATACGCGGTTTATCGTTTGCCTCGTCCTGACGATGATCTGCGGCATACTCTTCTACGTGATGCCGGTCCATGTGTCCCTGCTGCTTGCCGAGAGGGGCATTGTCGAGCCAAGCGTGCTTGGTCTTGCCAGCGCTGCCGGTTCTTTCGGCGTCGTCGCCGGAACCCTGTTGTTCCGGTCTCAGGCGCGGCGCTCCATCGGTGTGCTCTTGTCGGCGGCCATGGTGTTGCAGGGTGTCGGTTTCATCCTGCTCTACACCCAGACCTCATTGATGGGTGGAATCGCTGGCATGTTCATCAACAATATTGGTTGCGGTATTTCGCTGCCTCTGGTCTTGGCCTTCACCATGGCGCGGTTGCCGGATGTTTATCGGGGCAGGGCCTCCGGTATCTGGACGTCGATGTTTTTCATCGGTCAGTTCATTTGCCCCCTTGTTGTTGGCGGTGTCGTCGCAGCCTCTGGCGGAATGGTTGGGGCAATGGCGAGTTTTGCAGGCTTTACGCTGCTAGGAGCCGGCGTCTTCGCCATCTGGTCGATATTCGGCATGGCTTTGAAGGAGCCTGTCACCATCAAGCGTGAATTGGTCGGTCTTCATTGAGACGAAGCGAACCAGGCGAGGCTGAGTGCGCCCTTTGTGACGCGCTCAGCATTGCTTTAACACCCTTCTCCATACGCAACCTCTTAAATATATTTCTACCTTAAGGAGTTGCGATGTTTCTTTGCAAGCTTGGAGCAAGAAGAGGCGGTTAGGGTGCTCTGGGATTTACTATGGAGCGAATCCCGGAGCGATTCGACGGTGCCGGATTTGGGGTGGCCTATTATTTTGGCTGGGAAAGTGGGACAAGTTTATGGGAAATAGACGGTTAGATTTTGCGGTTCTGCTGATGGGCTCTTGTCTATTGGCTTCTCAAGGTGGGCAGGCCTTTGCTGCCGAATTTTATCAGACGTCCACACCGGGCGCTTCTACGGATATCAGGGCTGCCGAATTGCCGCCTGAGGCTGGCTTCTATGCGGTCGGCGGCAGTTGGGGCAGTTGGCGGAACTCTCTGCGAGACAATAGCGGAAATTCGATGTTCCCTGATACAAGCGAAAGGCTTTTTCAGGGGCAGTTGGGTGGGCTCTACGTCTATGACGGAGAGATTTTTGGCGGGCGAGTGGCGTCGTCTCTGGTCTTCGTTTACGGAGAGCACGATCTGACGATTACAAAAACAACGCCAGCCAATCTGTCTTCCAAAAATACCGGCTGGTTCGACGCCTATTCCGATATCTTCTTCTGGTCGAAGAGCTGGTATGAAGGCCCGCCTCCTGGCGCTCCTGGCCAACCCAAGCCCGCTGCTGATTTCATTCCGCCGATGCCGGTTGGCTTCACCCTGGGTCTTGGTGTTGGGGTCACCATACCAATGGGCTTGTTCGACAATGAGAAGGTTGGCAATCCAGGTTTCAGCAACTGGGTTCTGTCTCCAAACATTGCCATGACCTATCGAACCCGTCCTATTCTTTTGGAAGGGACGGAGTTTTCGACCCGTATCTTCTACAATCACAATTTCGACCGCGATGACTCGACGGGTGGTTACACTTATCGCGACGGTGATTATCTTTCTGCCGATTTCGCCGTCACGGAACGGTATAATCGATACCAGTTGGGTCTTGCCGGCAATGTCAAATGGCAGGTTCAGGATGATGATGGGTCTCCAGCCAATCCAGCCACAGACGGACGGCGGCATAAATCCATACGCCTCGGTCCCATCGTGGCGGTTGATTTTCCTTCACAGCGTGCGACCGTGACTATCAAATACCTGACGGATGTCTACAATAGGAATTCATTCAAGGGTGATTATCTGCAAGTGAACTTTATCAAAAAGCTCTGGTAATTGGCAGACGGCGAAGATCGTCCGAAGATCTTCGCCGTTTCTATCCTCTGAAGTTTTTCAGGGGAAAATGCCAATTCTTGGGCTTCGGAATCAATCCTTGTGAATACAGCACGACAGTCTCTTTTGGGAATTTATCAAGCGCCCATAAGAGACTGTCGTGCTTTAATTTTCTGCCTGCTTCTGTGAATTATAACCGATACAAGGAATTCACAGGCGGCCAGACCGAGTCGTTCGTTGATCACAAGATATTATGTGTAATTCATGCCGATGGTAGAGCGGATTGCCCGCCATTCGAACGCACGGACTAGCAGGTCATTCTGCTCAGAGATCATCATTCTTGTCACGTCAGGACATTGCTTGGATTGCCTCGTACGCTGGGGAGCGCTCAGCAAACCGTCTGTCAGTCGCTGATCTGAAAAATTACCGTCGCCAATCGGTCGGGCATGCAAATCAACGACCCCTCTGGTACATGCGAATTTTCTCATATAGTATTCGAACTAAGTAATTACCGATGAATCGAGATCGCATCTTGCTGGCTTTAACTTTGATGACGGGAAACTGATTTTTCTCGTGAAGATGCGCTTCAATCTGCAATACGCTGCGTTGCGGCCTGTCATCGTTAAACACCCTTGGATGCTTTATTGTACTTGTAAACTCTTGTATGAAATAAGCGAAAAGTTACCGAACCAGCATGCCGGACGATCACAATTGTGGCAAAACGCTCTTCGAATTTCAAATGGCGTTGTCGTCCTTGCGTTAGCGCTTGATCGTCAGGAGAATGATAATGAGATTCGTCCGCCTTTGGGCCTATATCGTGCTGTCGGTCGCTCCCATTTCTATGGCGCTGGCGGGAACATTCGCTGAACCGAAAGGCAAGTCGATCCTGGTGATTTCCGGCAATATTGAAAACCGTAACACGGCGGAAGGGGCTGCATTTGACCTTGGCATGCTGGAAGCCATTGGTTCTACAGTGATTAAAACCACGAACCCGTGGTATGAAGGGCGTACGGCTTTTGAGGGTGTGCCACTTAAAACGCTGATGAATTTTGTTGGTGCCAAGGGAACGAAGGTGACAGCTGTTGCTCTGAACGATTATGTGACAACAATTCCGCTTGATGATTTCAATAGGTTCAATGTTTTGCTCGCTTTCAAGCGAGACGACAATTATATGCCAGTGAGGGATAAAGGACCACTTTTCATTGTCTATCCCTATGACAGCGACCAACAGCTTCAAAGTCAGGTATATTACATGCGATCGGCATGGCAGGTTTCAAAGCTCATTGTGGAATAGAGGCGCGGCGTGAGGCGTATTCTTGGGACGATCATATGTTGTTTCGTCATGGCAACCGGGTATATCGCCTATGTCATAGCCGAACGGCAAACGACGCTTGAGAAATTCGCCCGTTACAATGATTCCTGGGCCGTCAGTCAAACCCTCTCCGAATATATGAGGCTTGAGCACCGGCTGGCGACATCCGCATTCGACATGGGTGAGTTTGACCGGGATGATTTGCGTCTCCGTCTGGATATCATGCTGAGCCGGCTGGAATTATTCGAGCAAGGCAATTTAAAGAGCTTCATTGATGCCGATCCGCAGCGTGTGGATCTGATCGCCAAGCTCAGCGACGTTCTTGAAACTCTCAACAGGCGGTTCGGAACGCTGGACCTCGAAGCCATCAAAGCGCTGTTGCAGAAAATGGAACTTCTGGATGGTCCGATGACAAGGCTGGCATCGACTGCTCTCGAAGCCGACGTCAGCAAGATTGGTGCCGCCCAGGCCGAGTTGCGGCACCTTCATCTCATCTATACCGCCCTTGCTGGCGGTCTTATCCTGTGCGGCATTGTGCTTGTCGGCTTGCTTCTGCGTCACAACAGTCTTCTGGATAAAGCACATCGGCGTATGCAACGATTGACAGACGATTTGCGCGCGGCGTCCTGGGAGCTGAAATCGCAAAATAATCGCCTTGAATATGTCGCTCACCATGATTCCCTGACAGGTCTGCCCAATCGCATCCTCTTTCGTCAGGATCTGGAAGCAAGGCTGGTATCGGCCAAAGCTGGCGGACCGCCGGCCATCATCTTGCTGTTGGATCTCGATGGGTTCAAGGATGTGAACGATACGCTTGGTCATGACATCGGTGATGCCTTGCTGCGCATGGTCGCGAGCCGGCTGGTCGATATCAAGGACCATGGCGATCTTGTCTGTCGTTTGGGAGGAGACGAATTCGCGATCTTGTCCACCGGTCTGACCGAGAACCAGGCCATGGATTTTGCTAGGCGTCTGATGAATGAACTTGGTCTTGTATACCTTGTCGGAGACCAGGCGATCAAGATCGGCACCTGTGTCGGCGTGGCAATCTTCAATGACGAGCCGGACACCGACGAACTCTTCAAGCGTGCTGACCTTGCTCTCTATGAAGCCAAGGCTTTGGGGCCGAGCCATGCCTGTGTGTTTGAAAGCCAGATGCAGACACGGTTGAAGGACAGAAAGTCGTTCGAAGCGGATTTGCAAACGGCTTTGCAAAACGGGGAAATGGAAGTCTACTACCAACCATTGGCGACCACCGCGACGCGCGAGATTTGCGGTTATGAAGCATTGCTCCGCTGGACACATCCAAGCCGCGGTTCTGTGTCGCCGGTCGATTTCATCCCTGTCGCCGAAAAAATGGGGGTCATTGATGGGCTTGGGGATTGGGTTCTGCGTACCGCCTGCGTGGAAGCGGCAAGCTGGCGCGGCCATCTCAAAATTGCGGTCAATCTGTCGTCGGTGCAGTTTCGCAGCACGACGCTCGTGCAAAAGGTTTTGGATGCCTTGGAAATCAGCGGCCTTTCTGCGGGCCGTCTAGAGCTTGAGATCACCGAATCCGTCTTGCTTGACAAAAACGAACTGACCCTGAAAACCTTGAGGGAACTGAAGGCGATCGGGATTCAGATTGCCATGGATGATTTCGGGACGGGTTATTCTTCGCTCGGCAGCTTGCGGGGCTTTCCTTTTGACAAGTTGAAGATCGATCGGTCTTTCATCCGCGATGTGACGACAAGGGCGGATGCCCTGGCAATCGCAGAGTTGGTGACAGGGATTGGCGCCAGTCTTGGCATGACCACAACGGCTGAAGGTGTGGAAACGGAAGAACAATTCGAATGCGTGAAAAGATTGGGTTGCGATCAGGTGCAGGGATACCTGATCGGCAGGCCACAACCGGCGAGCTTTCTCTCCCACCTTCGTCAGGAGGATGACAACAAGGAAGTAACCTTCGACCAGTCATGGTAATTGGCGCAATTCCCTATGGTTGGTAAAGGTTATGCTCGGAAAGAGACAGGGCTGGGACAGGCACCTGACATTTTCCTTTGCATCCTTGGCAATTTCAGGAATGATGTATTGGCAACCGGTCCAAAACCAATCGTCTTAATCCCGCGACCGAAACTCTTTGGATAAAAGTGAACAGTAGCGTGTTTCAGGTGAAATTCTGGGGTGTTCGCGGCAGTATCCCGGTCTGTGGCGCGGAATTCGATGTTTATGGCGGGAACACGCCCTGTATCGAGGTGCGCTGCGGCGAACATAGGCTGATTTTCGATGCCGGCTCCGGCATTCGTCAGGCCGGTCTGGATATGATGGGAGACAAGACCAGCAATGTCGACCTGTTTTTTTCCCACTGTCACTACGATCACATTATTGGCTTGCCTTTTTTCAAGCCGATCTACAATCCCGAGATCACCGTCAATATCTGGTCCGGCCACCTGGCCGGTAGCATGACGACGGATCAGATGATCCATCAATTTGTCAGCCCGCCATATTTTCCCGTGAAGATGGATATCTGCAAGGCCTCGCTGCTGTTTCATGATTTTCGGGCCGGCGATATTCTGACGCCTCGTCCTGGTATTTCCATCGGCACATTTGCGCTTAATCATCCGGGCGGATGCATCGGCTACCGGGTGGAATGGGCAGGTAAGGTGTTGGCACTGGTTTTTGACATAGAACATCAACCCGGTGAACTCGACCCGACAGCGCTGGCGCTGATGGCCAGTGCCGATATTGCGGTCTACGACGCCGCCTTTACCGAAGCGGAAATGCAGCGGTATCGCGGGTTTGGCCATTCAAGCTGGGAGCAGGGCGTGAAATTGGCCCAGGAGGCAAATGTGGACCGATTGTTGTTGTTCCATCACGCCCCCTGGCGGATCGACAGCGAAATGGCGCTGCTGGAACGGTTGGCGCAGGAGGCGTTTCCGGCGACGCTTATGGCTCGTGACGGAATGGTTCTCGATATCTGACAGCACTCGATACCTGTCAGCATGGGCAAAAACGCGAAACCTGATTTCCGTGTTGGTCATACAATCGATAAAATCAATCGGGAAACTTGGCGGTGATTTACAGGTCCTGTGAAAACTGCCATTGCTGGATCTTCGGGA is a genomic window containing:
- a CDS encoding SphA family protein; its protein translation is MQAWSKKRRLGCSGIYYGANPGAIRRCRIWGGLLFWLGKWDKFMGNRRLDFAVLLMGSCLLASQGGQAFAAEFYQTSTPGASTDIRAAELPPEAGFYAVGGSWGSWRNSLRDNSGNSMFPDTSERLFQGQLGGLYVYDGEIFGGRVASSLVFVYGEHDLTITKTTPANLSSKNTGWFDAYSDIFFWSKSWYEGPPPGAPGQPKPAADFIPPMPVGFTLGLGVGVTIPMGLFDNEKVGNPGFSNWVLSPNIAMTYRTRPILLEGTEFSTRIFYNHNFDRDDSTGGYTYRDGDYLSADFAVTERYNRYQLGLAGNVKWQVQDDDGSPANPATDGRRHKSIRLGPIVAVDFPSQRATVTIKYLTDVYNRNSFKGDYLQVNFIKKLW
- a CDS encoding MFS transporter, whose protein sequence is MQRAAGIPQGVLLISMAWLAPIGSTLFAPVLPQIIQHFSSVANASLLAPIALVTPALFVALLAPLAGILADRIGRKTLLFYSMLFYAIAGVMPAWLDSLYTIIASRVVVGIAEAGVMTAGTALICDYFAGERRAHWLSLQFGSASFVATVCFVLAGFLGGYGWRVPFLVYGATALFIPLILMVLFEPSRTTTSSRPADMPADAREAEGRLFNTRFIVCLVLTMICGILFYVMPVHVSLLLAERGIVEPSVLGLASAAGSFGVVAGTLLFRSQARRSIGVLLSAAMVLQGVGFILLYTQTSLMGGIAGMFINNIGCGISLPLVLAFTMARLPDVYRGRASGIWTSMFFIGQFICPLVVGGVVAASGGMVGAMASFAGFTLLGAGVFAIWSIFGMALKEPVTIKRELVGLH
- a CDS encoding molybdopterin-dependent oxidoreductase produces the protein MRFVRLWAYIVLSVAPISMALAGTFAEPKGKSILVISGNIENRNTAEGAAFDLGMLEAIGSTVIKTTNPWYEGRTAFEGVPLKTLMNFVGAKGTKVTAVALNDYVTTIPLDDFNRFNVLLAFKRDDNYMPVRDKGPLFIVYPYDSDQQLQSQVYYMRSAWQVSKLIVE
- a CDS encoding putative bifunctional diguanylate cyclase/phosphodiesterase, which gives rise to MATGYIAYVIAERQTTLEKFARYNDSWAVSQTLSEYMRLEHRLATSAFDMGEFDRDDLRLRLDIMLSRLELFEQGNLKSFIDADPQRVDLIAKLSDVLETLNRRFGTLDLEAIKALLQKMELLDGPMTRLASTALEADVSKIGAAQAELRHLHLIYTALAGGLILCGIVLVGLLLRHNSLLDKAHRRMQRLTDDLRAASWELKSQNNRLEYVAHHDSLTGLPNRILFRQDLEARLVSAKAGGPPAIILLLDLDGFKDVNDTLGHDIGDALLRMVASRLVDIKDHGDLVCRLGGDEFAILSTGLTENQAMDFARRLMNELGLVYLVGDQAIKIGTCVGVAIFNDEPDTDELFKRADLALYEAKALGPSHACVFESQMQTRLKDRKSFEADLQTALQNGEMEVYYQPLATTATREICGYEALLRWTHPSRGSVSPVDFIPVAEKMGVIDGLGDWVLRTACVEAASWRGHLKIAVNLSSVQFRSTTLVQKVLDALEISGLSAGRLELEITESVLLDKNELTLKTLRELKAIGIQIAMDDFGTGYSSLGSLRGFPFDKLKIDRSFIRDVTTRADALAIAELVTGIGASLGMTTTAEGVETEEQFECVKRLGCDQVQGYLIGRPQPASFLSHLRQEDDNKEVTFDQSW
- a CDS encoding MBL fold metallo-hydrolase, with the translated sequence MNSSVFQVKFWGVRGSIPVCGAEFDVYGGNTPCIEVRCGEHRLIFDAGSGIRQAGLDMMGDKTSNVDLFFSHCHYDHIIGLPFFKPIYNPEITVNIWSGHLAGSMTTDQMIHQFVSPPYFPVKMDICKASLLFHDFRAGDILTPRPGISIGTFALNHPGGCIGYRVEWAGKVLALVFDIEHQPGELDPTALALMASADIAVYDAAFTEAEMQRYRGFGHSSWEQGVKLAQEANVDRLLLFHHAPWRIDSEMALLERLAQEAFPATLMARDGMVLDI